A DNA window from Jaculus jaculus isolate mJacJac1 chromosome 1, mJacJac1.mat.Y.cur, whole genome shotgun sequence contains the following coding sequences:
- the LOC101607210 gene encoding stearoyl-CoA desaturase 2 produces MPAHILQEPISSSYSATTTVTAPPSGGLQNGEKLEKTAHHLAEDIRPEMKEDIYDPTYQDEEGPPPKLEYVWRNIILMALLHVGALYGITLVPSCKYHTWIWAYLYYVISALGITAGAHRLWSHRTYKARLPLRVFLIIANTMAFQNDVYEWARDHRAHHKFSETHADPHNSRRGFFFSHVGWLLVRKHPAVKEKGGLLDMSDLKAEKLVMFQRRYYKPGLLLMCFILPTLVPWYFWGETFRHSLFVATFLRYAVVLNATWLVNSAAHLYGYRPYDKNISSRENILVSMGAVGEGFHNYHHAFPYDYSASEYRWHINFTTFFIDCMAAIGLAYDRKKVSAASVLARIKRTGDGSYKSG; encoded by the exons ATGCCTGCCCATATACTGCAAGAG ccGATCTCCAGCTCCTACTCAGCCACCACCACCGTCACAGCGCCTCCCTCTGGGGGTCTGCAGAATGGAGAGAAGTTGGAAAAGACTGCACACCACTTAGCAGAAGACATTCGCCCTGAGATGAAGGAGGATATATATGACCCCACCTACCAGGATGAGGAGGGCCCCCCGCCCAAGCTGGAGTACGTCTGGAGAAACATCATCCTCATGGCCCTGCTGCACGTGGGAGCCCTGTATGGAATCACGCTGGTTCCCTCCTGCAAGTACCACACCTGGATCTGGG CGTATTTGTACTATGTCATCAGTGCCCTGGGTATCACGGCCGGGGCTCATCGCCTGTGGAGCCACCGAACTTACAAAGCACGGCTGCCCCTGAGGGTCTTCCTCATCATCGCCAACACCATGGCTTTCCAG AATGATGTGTACGAGTGGGCCAGAGATCACCGCGCCCACCACAAGTTCTCAGAAACCCACGCTGATCCTCACAATTCCCGTCGGGGCTTTTTCTTCTCCCACGTGGGTTGGTTGCTCGTGCGCAAACATCCAGCCGTCAAAGAGAAGGGCGGTTTGCTGGACATGTCTGATCTAAAAGCCGAGAAGCTGGTGATGTTCCAGCGGAG GTACTATAAGCCTGGTCTCCTGCTGATGTGCTTCATCCTGCCCACACTGGTGCCCTGGTACTTCTGGGGTGAAACTTTTCGACACAGCTTGTTTGTTGCCACTTTCCTGAGATACGCTGTGGTGCTCAATGCCACCTGGCTGGTGAACAGTGCTGCCCACCTCTATGGATATCGCCCTTATGACAAGAACATTAGCTCTCGGGAGAATATCCTGGTTTCAATGGGAGCTGTGG GGGAGGGCTTCCACAACTACCACCACGCCTTCCCCTACGACTACTCCGCCAGTGAGTACCGCTGGCACATCAACTTCACCACCTTCTTCATCGACTGCATGGCGGCCATCGGTCTGGCTTACGACCGGAAGAAGGTATCCGCGGCCTCCGTCTTGGCCAGGATTAAAAGAACTGGAGATGGAAGCTACAAGAGTGGCTGA